In one window of Gossypium hirsutum isolate 1008001.06 chromosome A01, Gossypium_hirsutum_v2.1, whole genome shotgun sequence DNA:
- the LOC107916592 gene encoding F-box/kelch-repeat protein At1g23390, whose translation MAEEQKKEEEVAIHGDVLETILSYVPLINLLPACFVSKTWNAAVSSSLSRFNKPKPWLLVHTQSIRRPHATAFFAYDPRSDIWLRINQKQPPQHVSPLRSSNSTLLHVLHPSNFSFSIDPFHLTWHHVNPPAVWRLDPIVAMVGPRIVVAGGACDFEDDPLAVEIYDISTRTWERTESMPATLKDSASSTWLSIAANTRTVFMMEQSTGVTHSFNPDSKTWYGPFDLRPDRSIYFSVITCVGGNLIMLGLLGDAEDVNYVKVWELNGESLEFGKEIGVMPTELVEKLKGEGTSLNSVRVSCMGGFFYIYIILGSLGNW comes from the coding sequence ATGGCTGAAGAGCAGAAGAAGGAAGAGGAAGTCGCCATCCATGGAGATGTCTTAGAAACAATTTTGTCTTACGTGCCTCTCATCAATCTTCTCCCAGCCTGCTTCGTCTCCAAGACCTGGAACGCCGCCGTTTCCTCCTCCCTTAGTCGCTTCAACAAGCCCAAACCATGGCTCCTGGTCCACACTCAGAGCATCCGCCGCCCACACGCCACCGCTTTCTTCGCTTACGATCCCCGCTCCGACATCTGGCTCCGAATCAACCAAAAGCAGCCCCCTCAACACGTTTCACCCCTACGTTCTTCCAATTCCACCCTCCTCCACGTCCTTCACCCTTCCAACTTCTCCTTCTCCATTGACCCTTTCCATCTGACGTGGCACCACGTGAACCCACCCGCAGTCTGGCGACTCGATCCCATCGTCGCTATGGTTGGTCCCCGTATCGTCGTCGCCGGCGGAGCTTGCGACTTCGAGGACGACCCTTTGGCGGTCGAAATCTACGACATCAGCACTCGTACGTGGGAAAGGACCGAGTCCATGCCTGCCACGCTTAAAGACTCAGCTTCCTCAACGTGGCTTTCCATTGCTGCTAATACTAGAACAGTTTTCATGATGGAGCAGTCAACCGGAGTCACCCACAGTTTTAATCCCGATTCGAAGACCTGGTACGGACCCTTCGATCTCCGTCCGGATCGGAGCATTTACTTTTCGGTGATAACTTGTGTTGGGGGCAACTTGATCATGCTGGGTCTGCTTGGAGATGCCGAGGATGTAAACTATGTAAAAGTGTGGGAACTAAACGGGGAGTCATTGGAGTTTGGAAAAGAAATCGGGGTGATGCCGACGGAGTTGGTGGAGAAGCTGAAAGGAGAGGGAACAAGCTTGAATTCGGTAAGAGTAAGTTGTATGGGTggttttttctatatatatataatcctgGGGAGCCTGGGGAATTGGTAG